The following proteins come from a genomic window of Diorhabda carinulata isolate Delta chromosome X, icDioCari1.1, whole genome shotgun sequence:
- the LOC130901919 gene encoding adenosine 3'-phospho 5'-phosphosulfate transporter 2, with the protein MNYKDNVLNPEPIKPKSSILCWDISDYSQTIQFILCTCAVFIFFLLYGYMQELIFTIEGFKHYGWFLTLVQFGFYSIFGLLETKIRRIGTRKIPIKTYCLLALLTLGTMGFSNSSLGYLNYPTQVIFKCCKLIPVLVGGILIQGKKYGPLDFLAASFMCIGLILFTLADSKVQPNFNSTGIVIISMALLCDAIIGNVQEKSMKNYGATNAEVVMYSYTLGFLYIFIIMLISGDLIDGINFFLRNPKKMYGYAFIFSFTGYLGIQIVLTLVRTSGAFAAVTVTTCRKAVSIVISFMFFSKPFIFQYLWSGLLVVLGIYLNLFSKKHPISLGDFENKIEAVYRYLRYKFITSRYQSGRYLTEV; encoded by the exons atgaattacaaAGATAATGTATTGAATCCAGAACCAATAAAACCGAAAAGCAGTATTCTATGTTGGGATATTAGTGATTATAGTCAAAcgattcaatttattttgtgtaCTTGTgcagtatttatatttttccttcTATATGGTTACATGCAAGAACTTATATTTACTATTGAAGGATTTAAACATTATGGTTGGTTCTTGACACTAGTGCAATTTGGATTTTATAGCATATTTGGATTATTAGAAACGAAAATAAGACGTATAGGTACCAGGAA GATACCAATTAAAACGTATTGTTTACTTGCTCTTTTAACATTAGGAACTATGGGTTTTTCGAATTCGTCCTTGGGGTATTTGAATTACCCAACACAAGTGATTTTTAAGTGTTGCAAACTTATCCCTGTTTTAGTGGGAGGGATATTAATACAAGGGAAAAAATACGGGCCTCTAGATTTCTTAGCTGCTTCATTTATGTGTATAGGattaattttattcactttaG CCGATTCTAAGGTACAACCAAATTTCAATTCAACTGGAATCGTGATTATATCAATGGCGTTATTATGTGACGCTATTATTGGAAACGTCCaagaaaaatcgatgaaaaattACGGCGCGACAAACGCTGAAGTCGTAATGTATTCCTACACTTTaggttttttgtatatttttataataatgttgATTTCTGGTGATTTAATTGAcggtataaatttttttttgcgc aatcccAAGAAAATGTACGGTTAtgcttttatattttctttcacgGGTTATTTGGGTATTCAGATTGTTTTAACTTTGGTTAGAACGTCCGGTGCTTTCGCCGCCGTTACGGTAACAACATGTAGGAAAGCTGTATCAATAGTTATATCTTTTATGTTCTTTAGTAAACCGTTCATATTTCA GTATTTATGGTCTGGTTTACTCGTGGTTTtaggaatttatttaaatttatttagtaaaaaacaCCCAATTTCGTTAGgagatttcgaaaataaaatcgaaGCTGTTTATAGGTACTTACGGTATAAATTTATCACTAGTAGGTATCAAAGTGGACGATATTTAACTGAagtgtaa